In Oryza sativa Japonica Group chromosome 3, ASM3414082v1, one DNA window encodes the following:
- the LOC4332383 gene encoding uncharacterized protein isoform X1 produces the protein MSGGFFRGTSADQDTRFSNKQAKLLKTQKFAPELEHLVDMTKVKMDVMKPWIATRVTELLGFEDEVLINFIYGLLEEKEADGKKIQIQLTGFMEKNTVKFMKELWSLLLSAQQNASGVPQQFLDAKEAEIQQKKAEESRIAQEIQKKREKDGREQELEKQKLMDGDAGNSRLGPDRADAEEEKELDSKHSSRTKSRESLRSRSISLSPRGRRRSVSPRRRSPSPSRNSISFGRQQRSSRRSVSPRRSFSPRKRSPRSTPSMSRRRSPYSRRSPSVPRHRSPSPHRRSHIRRKSPPFVRQRSPSPHHRRSPGRAPRSPSPARHRSPRRRSSLDRHWSPSPGRRRPRSPSPGRRRPRSPSPGRRRPRSPSPGRRRPRSPSPGRRRPRSPSPGRRRPRSRSPGRRRSPSPRGSPRLRSPKRPRRSPISPRSRSANRRPSPQRRRSTSPHDRSPIHSRRSLSRDIEKGTNGIPSSNDVDVLQRNKERSHDDNRNDTEVSGHLSSDSEHRKLTKSLNSPNKPERNSTRDSSLKGTDKHLPSQVRTDSSGEEEGSRARENARKANSSRRKIKDFSADLELKKAHDDLSPGEKSPSQHSGKETRRKQNNQLSESSEDERDGRRTKHTVDSPDDSQQKQHTPSRVGMHNSYSKDGMNSEDAIKGLRDGMASKKYPAKIDDDSESEDGSPFRKDKRKAHGNNNIDSGSSGSEESGKHRSHSEKRKHKKSRKHKRRYDDSSDESNSESDDKESKRRRKEEKRLRKEERRRRREERHRRKADRQASKLKLKHAETVDMASDLEKDRESDSDADARKKGSYNGRDESDQQKLEIELREKALESLRAKKAINH, from the exons ATGTCGGGCGGCTTCTTCCGG GGGACGTCGGCCGATCAGGACACCCGTTTCTCCAACAAGCAGGCGAAGCTGCTCAAGACGCAGAAGTTCGCGCCCGAGCTTGAACACCTG GTGGACATGACTAAGGTGAAGATGGATGTGATGAAACCATGGATCGCGACCCGTGTCACCGAGCTCCTAGGGTTCGAGGACGAAGTGCTCATCAACTTCATCTACGGCCTCCTCGAAGAGAAG GAGGCGGATGGAAAGAAGATACAGATACAGCTGACAGGATTCATGGAGAAGAACACAGTGAAGTTCATGAAGGAGCTGTGGAGCCTCCTACTCAGTGCACAACAGAATGCTAGTGGGGTGCCCCAACAGTTTTTAGATGCAAAGGAAGCTGAGATTCAGCAGAAAAAG GCAGAGGAAAGTAGAATTGCTCAGGAGATCCAGAAGAAACGGGAGAAAGATGGAAGGGAGCAAGAACTAGAGAAACAAAAATTGATG GACGGGGATGCCGGTAATTCTAGATTAGGTCCTGATCGTGCTGATGCTGAGGAGGAAAAAGAACTGGATTCTAAGCATAGCTCAAGAACAAAGAGCCG GGAAAGCCTTAGGTCCAGGAGCATCTCCTTGTCGCCTCGCGGTAGGCGGCGATCTGTTTCTCCTAGGAGGCGTTCTCCATCTCCTTCCAGAAATTCCATTTCTTTTGGGAGACAGCAACGATCTTCAAGGCGCTCAGTTTCACCTAGGCGTTCTTTTTCTCCACGAAAGCGTTCTCCAAGAAGTACCCCTTCGATGTCGAGGCGGAGATCACCGTATTCCAGAAGATCACCTTCAGTACCAAGACATCGATCTCCGTCACCTCATCGTAGATCTCATATTCGCAGGAAATCTCCACCTTTTGTGCGTCAGAGATCACCATCTCCACACCATCGCCGGTCTCCAGGTCGTGCACCAAGATCACCATCTCCTGCACGTCATAGATCTCCTCGGCGCAGGTCATCTCTAGACAGGCATTGGTCTCCATCTCCAGGAAGACGTAGGCCTCGGTCCCCTTCACCCGGACGACGTAGGCCACGGTCCCCTTCACCCGGACGACGTAGGCCACGGTCCCCTTCACCAGGAAGACGTAGGCCACGGTCCCCTTCACCAGGAAGACGTAGGCCACGGTCTCCATCTCCGGGTAGACGCAGGCCAAGGTCACGATCTCCAGGAAGACGAAGATCCCCCTCTCCTCGAGGCTCTCCGCGGTTGAGGTCACCAAAACGCCCTAGGAGATCGCCAATTTCACCCAGAAGTCGTTCTGCAAACCGTCGGCCCTCTCCACAACGAAGGAG GAGTACCAGTCCACACGATAGGAGCCCAATCCATTCTCGCAGGAGCTTGAGTAGAGACATTGAAAAAGGAACAAACGGCATTCCCTCCAGTAACGATGTAGATGTGCTTCAAAG GAACAAAGAAAGATCACACGATGACAATAGGAATGATACAGAAGTGAGTGGCCATCTTTCATCGGATTCTGAGCATCGTAAGCTGACAAAATCCTTGAATTCTCCAAACAAGCCAGAAAGGAACTCGACACGCGATAG TTCTTTGAAGGGCACTGATAAGCACTTGCCCAGTCAGGTCAGAACAGATAGCAGTGGAGAAGAGGAGGGCAGTCGTGCAAG AGAGAATGCACGAAAAGCAAATTCATCACGCAGAAAAATTAAGGATTTCTCAGCAGATCTGGAACTAAAGAAAGCACATGATGATTTGAGCCCTGGAGAAAAATCTCCATCACAACATAG TGGCAAGGAGACAAGGAGGAAACAGAACAATCAACTGTCAGAGTCATCAGAAGATGAGCGTGATGGTAGAAGAACGAAACACACGGTTGATTCTCCTGATGATTCCCAACAGAAACAGCACACTCCTAGTAGAGTTGGAATGCACAACTCTTATTCAAAGGATGGCATGAACAGTGAGGATGCAATAAAGGGTTTACGTGACGGTATGGCTTCTAAGAAGTATCCTGCTAAAATCGATGATGATTCTGAGTCAGAAGATGGAAGTCCTTTTCGAAAAGATAAGAGAAAAGCACACGGTAATAACAACATTGATTCTGGCAGTTCAGGTTCAGAAGAATCAGGGAAACATAGATCCCATTCTGAGAAGCGAAAGCATAAAAAGAGCCGTAAGCATAAGAGACGTTATGATGACAGTTCTGATGAATCTAATTCGGAGTCAGATGACAAAGAGTCCAAGAGGAGGAGAAAGGAAGAGAAGAGGTTGCGAAAAGAGGAAAGACGGCGCAGACGTGAAGAGCGGCACCGTAGAAAGGCAGACCGTCAGGCCAGCAAACTAAAACTGAAGCATGCTGAAACTGTTGATATGGCTTCAGATCTTGAGAAGGATCGTGAATCTGACTCAGATGCTGATGCTAGGAAGAAAGGTTCATATAATGGAAGAGACGAATCGGATCAGCAGAAACTTGAAATTGAGCTTCGCGAGAAGGCTCTGGAATCTCTTAGAGCAAAGAAAGCCATCAACCACTAG
- the LOC4332383 gene encoding uncharacterized protein isoform X2 gives MSGGFFRGTSADQDTRFSNKQAKLLKTQKFAPELEHLVDMTKVKMDVMKPWIATRVTELLGFEDEVLINFIYGLLEEKEADGKKIQIQLTGFMEKNTVKFMKELWSLLLSAQQNASGVPQQFLDAKEAEIQQKKAEESRIAQEIQKKREKDGREQELEKQKLMIASPIIWVHIVLYLKTAVGRGCR, from the exons ATGTCGGGCGGCTTCTTCCGG GGGACGTCGGCCGATCAGGACACCCGTTTCTCCAACAAGCAGGCGAAGCTGCTCAAGACGCAGAAGTTCGCGCCCGAGCTTGAACACCTG GTGGACATGACTAAGGTGAAGATGGATGTGATGAAACCATGGATCGCGACCCGTGTCACCGAGCTCCTAGGGTTCGAGGACGAAGTGCTCATCAACTTCATCTACGGCCTCCTCGAAGAGAAG GAGGCGGATGGAAAGAAGATACAGATACAGCTGACAGGATTCATGGAGAAGAACACAGTGAAGTTCATGAAGGAGCTGTGGAGCCTCCTACTCAGTGCACAACAGAATGCTAGTGGGGTGCCCCAACAGTTTTTAGATGCAAAGGAAGCTGAGATTCAGCAGAAAAAG GCAGAGGAAAGTAGAATTGCTCAGGAGATCCAGAAGAAACGGGAGAAAGATGGAAGGGAGCAAGAACTAGAGAAACAAAAATTGATG ATAGCTTCTCCGATTATTTGGGTTCATATCGTTCTTTACCTCAAAACTGCTGTAGGACGGGGATGCCGGTAA
- the LOC4332381 gene encoding uncharacterized protein encodes MQHKWKVVEGGAGAGAGGGGGDQRRRCVTASLSMLIAATLAFLAYVAFFPYDGAGGLYRWWRCEGCGDAAGGFAFDEAAMAQGPTAGGARRRSPTTLSHIVFGVGASARTWDKRRGYAELWWRPGEMRGHVWLDEQPVGPWPAATCPPYRVSADASRFGDRASASRMARIVADSFLAVTAEMANGTTDSPEARWFVMGDDDTVFFPDNLVAVLNKYDHEEMYYVGAPSESVEQDVMHSYGMAFGGGGFAVSYPAAAELAKAIDGCLERYRLFYGSDQRVQACLSELGVPLTREPGFHQVDVRGDAYGMLAAHPLAPLVSLHHLDHIEPISPGGQHGSPLDAARRLVRASRLDQARSLQQAFCYQRGPRYTWSVSVSWGYTVQLYPWAVAPHELEVPLRTFKTWRSWADGPFVFNTRPLSRDDACAQRAVFFLSAARNDTSSRGRGRSRATMTEYTRRVAKPGAKECDRPSFLAASTVHTVRVFAPKMSPNEWTRAPRRHCCSTKRTRFGTELEVRIRYCGRGELTTP; translated from the exons ATGCAGCACAAATGGAAGGTcgtggagggcggcgccggtgccggtgccggcggcggcgggggagatcAGCGCCGGCGGTGCGTGACGGCGTCGTTGTCCATGCTGATCGCGGCCACCCTGGCGTTTCTTGCCTACGTCGCCTTCTTCCCGTATGACGGCGCGGGCGGGCTGTACCGGTGGTGGAGATGCGAGGGttgcggcgacgcggcgggcgggtTCGCCTTCGacgaggcggccatggcgcaaGGACCTACGGCTggtggcgcccgccgccgctcgccgacgacGCTGTCGCACATCGTGTTCGGCGTCGGCGCCTCGGCGCGGACGTGGGACAAGCGGCGCGGGTACGCGGAGCTGTGGTGGCGCCCCGGGGAGATGCGCGGCCACGTCTGGCTCGACGAGCAGCCGGTGGGGCcctggccggcggcgacgtgcCCGCCGTACCGCGTCTCGGCGGACGCGTCCCGGTTCGGGGACCGGGCGTCGGCGTCCCGGATGGCCAGGATCGTGGCGGACTCGTTCTTAGCCGTCACGGCGGAGATGGCGAACGGCACCACCGATTCTCCCGAGGCGCGGTGGTTTGTGATGGGTGACGACGACACGGTGTTCTTCCCGGACAACCTGGTGGCCGTGCTGAACAAGTACGACCACGAGGAGATGTACTACGTCGGGGCGCCGTCGGAGAGCGTGGAGCAGGACGTGATGCACTCGTACGGCATggcgttcggcggcggcgggttcgcCGTCAGCtacccggccgccgccgagctcgccaagGCCATCGACGGTTGCCTCGAACGATACAGGCTGTTCTACGGCAGCGATCAGCGCGTGCAAGCCTGCCTCAGCGAGCTCGGCGTCCCTCTCACCCGCGAGCCCGGATTCCACCAG GTGGACGTCCGCGGCGACGCGTACGGGATGCTGGCCGCCCACCCGCTGGCGCCGCTGGTGTCGCTCCACCACCTCGACCACATCGAGCCCATCAGCCCCGGGGGGCAGCATGGCAGCCCGCtggacgcggcgcggcggctggtgCGCGCGTCGCGGCTCGACCAGGCGCGGTCGCTGCAGCAGGCGTTCTGCTACCAGCGCGGGCCGCGCTACACCTGGTCCGTGTCGGTGTCGTGGGGTTACACGGTGCAGCTGTACCCGTGGGCCGTGGCGCCTCACGAGCTGGAGGTGCCGCTCCGGACGTTCAAGACGTGGCGGTCGTGGGCCGATGGCCCGTTCGTCTTCAACACGCGGCCGCTGAGCCGCGACGACGCGTGCGCCCAGCGGGCCGTCTTCTTCCTCAGCGCCGCCCGGAACGATACGTCctcccgcggccgcggccgcagcCGAGCCACCATGACGGAGTACACCAGGCGCGTTGCGAAGCCGGGGGCCAAGGAATGTGACCGGCCCAGCTTCCTCGCGGCGTCCACGGTCCACACGGTCAGGGTCTTCGCCCCAAAGATGAGCCCAAACGAGTGGACACGG GCCCCACGGCGGCATTGCTGCAGCACGAAGAGGACGAGGTTTGGCACTGAGCTGGAGGTGCGGATACGATACTGCGGCCGAGGAGAGCTCACCACGCCGTAG
- the LOC4332382 gene encoding AT-hook motif nuclear-localized protein 29 gives MGSIDGHSLQQHQGYSHGGGAGGSNEEEEASPPPGGGSATGSAGRRPRGRPPGSKNKPKPPVVVTRESPNAMRSHVLEIASGADIVEAIAGFSRRRQRGVSVLSGSGAVTNVTLRQPAGTGAAAVALRGRFEILSMSGAFLPAPAPPGATGLAVYLAGGQGQVVGGSVMGELIASGPVMVIAATFGNATYERLPLDQEGEEGAVLSGSEGAAAQMEQQSSGGAVVPPPMYAAVQQTPPHDMFGQWGHAAVARPPPTSF, from the coding sequence ATGGGGAGCATCGACGGCCACTCGCTGCAGCAGCATCAGGGGTActcccacggcggcggcgcgggagggagcaacgaggaggaggaggcgtcgccgccgcccggcggtGGCTCGGCTACGGGGTCGGCGGGCCGCCGGCCGAGGGGGAGGCCGCCGGGCTCCAAGAACAAGCCGAAGCCGCCCGTCGTGGTGACGCGGGAGAGCCCCAACGCGATGCGTTCCCACGTGCTGGAGATCGCCAGCGGCGCCGACATCGTCGAGGCCATCGCGGGCTTCTCCCGCCGCAGGCAGCGCGGCGTCTCCGTGCTCAGCGGGAGCGGCGCCGTCACCAACGTCACGCTCCGGCAGCCCGCGGGGACtggggccgccgccgtcgcgctgcgGGGGAGGTTCGAGATATTGTCCATGTCTGGCGCCTTcctcccggcgccggcgccgccagggGCCACGGGGCTCGCCGTGTACCTCGCCGGCGGGCAGGGGCAGGTGGTGGGTGGGAGCGTCATGGGGGAGCTGATCGCGTCGGGCCCCGTCATGGTGATCGCGGCCACGTTCGGCAACGCCACGTACGAGAGGCTGCCGCTGGACCAGGAAGGCGAGGAGGGCGCCGTGCTGTCCGGGtcggagggcgccgccgcgcagATGGAGCAGCAGAGCAGCGGAGGCGCCGTCGTGCCCCCGCCGATGTACGCCGCCGTCCAGCAGACGCCGCCGCACGACATGTTCGGGCAGTGGGGGCATGCAGCGGTggctcggccgccgccgacatcgTTCTAG